In the Sulfurovum sp. UBA12169 genome, GATTTTGGAAAAGCTTCATGTTCTGCGTGCGATGAGCTTGAGCTTATCACTTTCCCAAATCCAATCGTGCAAGAACAGCTTAAAAAGTTTACGTTTATTAAAATAGATTTGACCAAAAACACCGAAGAAGACAAAGCGCTGCTGAAAAAATTTGAACTTTTTGGGACTCCCAACATCATTTTCTTTGACAAAGACAACAATTTTCTGCCGGAGAAAAGTTTGACGGGATTTATAAAACCTGAAGATTTTGCAAAACATTTGGAAGCGATAGCGCAATAACGTAAAATTGGATATAATCATTCATAGATTGTGTGTGCTTCGCAATACTTCAATACGACGGAAAAACCTATCATGCCAAACAAACTTCAAAATACACATATTAAAATTGGTGAAGTCAATACTCTCAAAGTAGAGCGGGATACTGACTTTGGTCTTTATCTTGTTGCTCAGGATTTTCACGAGGTGCTGCTGCCCAATATTTATGTGATGGAAGACGAGATGCCCTTGGGCGCACTGATAGATGTATTTGTCTACACGGATTCTGAAGATCGTCCTGTGGCAACAACTAAAATGCCTTATGCAAAACGGGGTGAGTATGGGTATTTTACAGTGGTGGATTACAAATCATATGGAGCATTTGTCAATTGGGGTTTGCCAAAAGATCTCTTTGTCCCTCTTTCTCAGCAAAAAGAGTATTTTAATATCGGAAAAAAATATATCCTGCGTATTTGTCTGGATGAACAAACAGGGCGGCTTTATGGTACGCAGAAAATAGGCAAATATTTTAACCGCGATATGAAGGGGCTGCATCCAAACAAAGAGATGGAGATAGTTGTGATTGCTAAAACCCCTTTGGGATATAAAGTCGTTGCAGACAACCAGTATGAAGGAATGCTGTTTGATAATGAGATTTTTGAAGAGGTGAAAACAGGAGATCGCAAAAAAGCCTATATCAAAACGGTAAGGAAAGATTATAAACTAGATCTTTTATTGCAGCCTATGGGCAAAAAAGCTAAAGTGGAGGAGGCGCAGCATAAAGTGCTGCGATTGCTTAAGGAGCAGGGCGGCCGGCTGCCTTTTACTTATAAAAGCGATGCAGAGGAGATTCAAAAAGTATTTGGATTGAGTAAAAAAAACTTTAAACGCACGCTTACGACACTTATTGAAAATAAACAAATTATACTTCATGAAGATTGCATAACATTTGATAGTGCATCTTTTGTCTGACAATTTGACAATTTTTTCTTTTCTTCCTTATTTTCTTTGATAAAATATTTAATCAATACAAAATAGGGGATTGCTTTTGCGATATTTTTATTTTTTTTTATTGCCATTGCTGCTGTATGCTAAGCCTTTTAAGATAGCAACCTATAATGTGGAAAACCTTTTTGATGCGTCTTTTCAGGGAAGCGAATACGAACAATATGTTCCCGGCAAACATAATTGGAATGAGCAGATGGTGGATACCAAGCTCAATCATACCGCAGAAGTTATCTGTGATTTGGATGCCGATATCCTGGGACTCCAAGAGATAGAAAACAGTAATATACTTAAACAGCTTCAAAAACGCCTTGAAGAGGTTGGGTGCGGCTATCAATATAGTGCCATTACGACAAAAACAAATACGTCGATCCAAGTCGCGTTGCTTTCGCGGTATCCTATACGGGCACATAAAGAACTGGTGGTAAGCCATGAGCCGAATATACGCAATCTATTGGAAGCGGACGTGGAAGTGCAAGAGCATTTTGTGAAACTTTTTGTCAATCATTGGAAATCAAAAAGCCGAGGCGGAAAAGAGAGCAAGCGTATCATCTATGCGAAAAAGTTAGAAAAGTATATTCTGTCTTTGCCTCCCGGTACAGATTATATTGTTATGGGGGACCTTAATAGTGATTATGATGCGTACTTGACATTAAATCACAGGCTTGATGATACAAACGGGCAGACCGGCATCAATCATGTGCTGCGTACTGTCTGCGATGAGAAATTGCTGCAAAAAGATGAAATGTCAAAAGCGCAAAAAGGAAGTCATTATAATTTATGGCAGGAGCTTCCTTTCGTGCAAAGATGGAGCCATAAATTTTATGGCAATAAAAGTACTTTGGATCACATAGTACTTCCTGCGGGTATGTTTGACAAAAAAGGCATTGACTATGTCAATCACTCTTTTAAAGTATTTAAGGCCCCTTATCTCTTTACAAAGCAAGGATACATCAACCGCTGGCAATATGACCACGGCAAGCACAAGGGTAAAGGCTATTCTGATCATTTGCCTGTCTATGCCTTTTTTGACACAAGTCCTTATGCGGCAGATAAAAATTCTCAAAAGAATAAAACAATTGTCTCCAAACCGATAGAGTTTCTTTATAGTGTTGAATCCTTGAAAGAGGAAGTCTTGCTAGAAGATGTAGTGGTATTAATGAAGAGAGGGAACCATGCCCTGATCAAGCAAACTCCAAACGGGCGCGGCATCTATCTTTACGGTTGCGCAAAAGGACTTACGGAGGGTCGCCGAT is a window encoding:
- a CDS encoding DNA-binding protein gives rise to the protein MPNKLQNTHIKIGEVNTLKVERDTDFGLYLVAQDFHEVLLPNIYVMEDEMPLGALIDVFVYTDSEDRPVATTKMPYAKRGEYGYFTVVDYKSYGAFVNWGLPKDLFVPLSQQKEYFNIGKKYILRICLDEQTGRLYGTQKIGKYFNRDMKGLHPNKEMEIVVIAKTPLGYKVVADNQYEGMLFDNEIFEEVKTGDRKKAYIKTVRKDYKLDLLLQPMGKKAKVEEAQHKVLRLLKEQGGRLPFTYKSDAEEIQKVFGLSKKNFKRTLTTLIENKQIILHEDCITFDSASFV